The Mesorhizobium sp. INR15 region CGCTGGGACATGAGGCTGGACAACGGCGTCACGGTGAAGCTTCCCGAGGATGGTGAGGATCAGGCGATCGCCGCACTCGTCAAGATGGACAAGGACGACGGGCTTTTGTCGCGCGACATCGCAGCCGTCGACATGCGCCTGTCCGATCGCGTGGTCGTTCAGTTGTCGCCCGAAGCCGCGACGCAGCGCCAGGCAGCCCTCAACGAAAAGCCGAAAGGCCTGAAACGCAAGCCGGAGACGAAAATATGAGCTGGCTTGGCGGTCATGGCGATGCCTCGTCGCGCCGGTCCGGCATCCTGACGGTGCTGGATGTCGGTTCGAGCAAGGTCTGCTGCATGGTGGCCAAGCTGAAGCCGAACGATGACGGCAAGCTGTTGCGCGGCCGCTCGCACCGGATCCAGGTCATCGGTATCGGTCATCAGAAGTCGCAAGGCGTGAAGTCGGGCGTTGTCGTCGATCTCGACCGCGCCGAGCATGCCATCCGTCTCGCCGTCGATGCCGCCGAGCGCATGGCGGGGCTGACCGTGGATTCGCTCATCGTCAACATGGCGGCCGGCCGGCTCAAGAGCGAAGCCTTTTCGGCGACCATCAACCTTGGCGGCCATGAAGCCGACGAGACCGATATCAAGCGCGTGCTGGGCGCCGGCGCCAAGCAGGCGCTCAAGGCCGAGCGCGAGGTGATCCATTCGCTGCCGGTCGGCTTCTCGCTGGACGCGGAGCGTGGCGTGCGCGACCCGCGCGGCATGGTCGGTGACCAGCTTGGCGTCGACATGCATGTCCTGACCGGCGATGCCGCGCCGATGCGTAATCTCGAGCTCTGCATCAACCGCTCGCATCTGTCGGTCGAGCGCATGGTGGCCACGCCTTACGCCAGCGGGCTCGCGGCTTTGGTCGACGATGAGCTGGAAATGGGCGCGGCCTGCATCGACATGGGCGGTGGCACGACGACGATCTCGGTGTTTGCCGAAGGCAAGTTCGTTCATGGCGACGCCATCGCCATCGGCGGCAACCACGTGACGCTGGATATGGCCAAGGGGCTTTCAACCTCGCTCGATGCCGCCGAGCGTTTGAAGGTGATGCATGGCTCGGCGCTGCCCGGCAGTGCCGATGACCGCGATCTGGTTTCGATCCAGCCGATCGGCGACGACAGCGACGTGCCGTTGCAAATCCCGCGCTCGATGATGACGCGCATCATCCGCGCCCGCATCGACGAGACGCTCGAACTGCTGCGCGACCGGCTCAACAAGTCCGGATACGGCAATGCGGTGGGCAAGCGCGTGGTGCTGACCGGTGGCGCCAGCCAGCTGGCCGGCCTGCCGGAAGCGGCGCGCCGCATTCTTGGGCGCAATGTGCGCATCGGCCGTCCGCTCGGCGTGGCGGGCCTGCCGGAAGCGGCGAAGGGGCCGGCCTTCTCGGCCCCGGTCGGGCTTCTGATCTATCCGCAGATGGCGAGTTTCGAGAGCCATCCGGCGAAAGGCATTTCCGGTCTCAAGATGACCGGTACGGGCGGAAAACTGCATCGCATGAGTCAGTGGTTGAGAGACAGTTTCTAATTGACGGGGGTAGCCCCCCATAGGCGGCCGCGGCGGCGAAGCGGCGTGAAAGGCAAAGGACGGAGACAATGACCATCAATCTGCAGAAGCCGGACATCACCGAGCTTAAGCCGCGGATCACCGTGTTCGGTGTCGGCGGCGGCGGCGGCAATGCCGTCAACAACATGATCACCGCCGGTTTGCGCGGCGTTGAGTTCGTTGTGGCCAACACCGACGCGCAGGCGCTGACCATGTCGAAGGCCGACCGGCTGATCCAGCTTGGCGCGCATGTCACCGAGGGGCTCGGTGCCGGGTCGCAGCCGGAAGTCGGACGCGCCGCGGCGGAAGAGTGCATCGATGAGATCATGGATCATCTCACCCACACTCACATGTGCTTCGTCACCGCTGGCATGGGCGGCGGCACCGGAACGGGTGCTGCTCCTGTCGTGGCGCGCGCTGCCCGTGAAAAGGGCATCCTGACCGTCGGCGTCGTCACCAAGCCGTTCCATTTCGAGGGCCAGCGCCGCATGAAGACGGCGGACCTGGGCATCGAGGAACTGCAGAAATGCGTCGACACGCTGATTGTCATCCCGAACCAGAACCTGTTCCGGCTGGCCAATGACAAGACGACCTTCGCCGATGCCTTCGCCATGGCAGACCAGGTGCTCTACTCCGGTGTTGCCTGCATCACCGACCTGATGGTCAAGGAAGGCCTGATCAATCTCGACTTCGCCGACGTTCGCTCTGTCATGCGCGAGATGGGCAAGGCGATGATGGGCACCGGCGAGGCTTCCGGCGAGGGCCGCGCGATGGCCGCCGCCGAAGCGGCGATTGCCAACCCGCTGCTCGACGAGACCTCGATGAAGGGTGCCAAGGGCCTGCTGATCTCGATCACCGGCGGCCGCGACCTGACGCTGTTCGAAGTCGACGAAGCCGCGACCCGCATCCGCGAAGAAGTCGACCAGGACGCCAACATCATCCTCGGCGCCACCTTCGACGAGGAACTCGAAGGCGTGATTCGCGTCTCCGTGGTTGCCACCGGCATCGACAAGTCGGCGGCTGAAATCGCCGCCGCGCCGATCTCGATCCGCACGGCTCCGCAGAAGCCGGTCAGCCGTCCGGCTATCGCAGCGGCGACAGAGACCCGCACGATACCGGTCCAGCAGGCAATCTACGAACCCCGCGCCATCGACCCGGTGGCCGAGGCGATCCAGCAGGCCGAGGCGAACGCCGCGGCCATGGCGCAGGCGCGTCCGGCTCCGGTTGCTCATGCGGACGACTTCCGCCCGCAGAGCAAGATCTTCCAGGCGCCGCCGGCCCAGCCGCAGCCGATGCTGCAGCCCGTTGTCCAGCAGATGGTGCAGCCTGCGCCGCAGCCGCGTGAAATGATGCAGCGCGAGGTGCAGCAACCGGTTGCCATGGCACCGCAGCGCATGCCGCGCGTCGAGGATTTTCCGCCGCTGGTGAAGGCCGAGGTGGATGCCAAGGGCCGTCCGGCCGACCATGAGAGCAGCGGCCCGATGGGCCTGCTGAAGCGCCTGACAAACGGTTTGACCCGCCGCGAAGAAGAGCCAGCACGGTTGCAGCCGGCTCAGCCGCGCGAACCCAAGCTGCGCCAGGCCGCTCCCGAAGTGCGCCGTCTCGCCAGCCAGGATGCGCAGCTTTACGCTCCGCGCCGTGGCCAACTCGACGACCAGGGCCGCCTGACGCCGCAGACCCGGGCGACTCAGGACGATGATCAGCTGGAGATTCCGGCGTTCCTTCGCCGCCAGGCCAACTGATCCGTTAACGGTCTGTAATAATTGTTAACAGGCAGGCAAGCGATTGCTTGCCTGTTAACGTTTTAAGTGTTTAGAAAACAAGGCTTTACGAAGCCGTACATGTTCCAGGTCGCGGTTACAAAGAGTAAGAAACCGTGATTTGGAGTCTCCCTGACGGGCTATTATCTTCGATGCCTACCATCGTCGGTTTGCCGGGATTTGGGGAGTTGACCCAGCCTGCCGATAAAAAGAGCCGCGCCTTCGGGCTGTAATAGCGGACCTGGGCAGTTCGGGCTTATGGGGTTTGTCTTGCAGGACTATCAGACGACACTGAAGACGCGCGCGTCGCTCATTGGCACCGGCGTTCACAGCGGTAAGGAAGTTTCCGTCAGCTTCCTGCCGGCGGATGCCGATACCGGCATCGTGTTCCAGATTTCAAACGATAGCGAGCCGGGGCGTGAATTTCGTGCGCTGGTCGCCGAAGTGGGCGCCACCGATCTTTGCACCATGCTTGGTGATCCCGCGGGCGAGCACATCGCCACGGTCGAGCACATCATGGCCGCGCTGTTCGGCCTCGGCATCGACAATGTGGTCATCGAGATCGACGGCTACGAAGTTCCCATTCTGGACGGCAGCGCCATTGCCTTCGTCGAAGCCATCGACCAGGCAGGCATCGAGACGCTGTCCGTCAAGCGCCGCTATATCAGGGTGGTCAAGCCGGTCCGTATCGAGAACGGCGCCTCCTGGGCCGAGTTCAGGCCCTATGACGGCACCCGTTTCGAAGTCGAGATCGATTTCGAGAGCCCGGCCATCGGCCGCCAGCTTTTCGCTTCCGATCTCAATCCCGATGTTTTCCGCCATGACATCGCGCGTGCGCGCACCTTCGGCTTCATGAAGGATGTCGAGCGGCTTTGGGCCGCCGGTTATGCGCTTGGCTCGTCGCTGGAGAATTCCGTGGTCATCGGCGATGACAACCGGGTCATCAACATGGGTGGCCTGCGCTATCCCAACGAGTTCGTGCGCCACAAGACGCTCGACGCGATGGGCGACCTTGCCTTGGCCGGCGCGCGGTTTATCGGCTGCTTCCGTTCCTATCGCGGCGGCCACAGGCTGAATGCGGCGGCATTGCGGCGGCTTTTGTCCGATCGCTCGGCGTTCGAGATCGTCGAGACGACGCGCCGTGATCGCGGCCGTACGGCCGAGATGAATGCCGTCAACGCGCCGCTCTATGCGCCTTGGATGATTTGATTCTTAACGTTTTTAGGGCTTCATTGCAGATGTCTGGTGTTGCAGGAATGCATCGCCGGCCAGAGAAATTGTGTTAGCATGCAGGTGCCGCCGGCCCGCCACAAAAATGTGCGATTGGCCGGAGATAGCGTTGCCGGGCAAGGCGGTTATGGTTTATGGCTGCTGCCGTTGACTGGTGCATGTCGCTCAAAGTGGGTGCCGGTTTGGGACAACGACATGCAACGCGCGTTAAAATAGCGCCGAAAGGGCGGAATCCAATCATGTTCTTCAAGCGAGTTGGTCAATTGAAAGCGCCGCATCGGGCAGTTTTCCTGGCGCTTTCGGTGGTTGTTCCATCGCTCTTCCTGTCGGCTTGCATGTCGTCGGAGAAAGATATCGACTTGTCGACCTATGTCGACCAGACGGAACCGGCCGATGTGCTCTACAATCAAGGCCTCGCCAACCTGAACGCTGGTCGCCTGCAGGAGGCGAGCCGCAAGTTCGACGCCGTCGACCGGCAGCACCCCTATTCGGAATTCGCCCGCAAATCGATGGTGATGGGCGCCTTCGCCGATTATCGCCAGGGCAACTACGACGAGGCGATCGGATCGGCCAAGCGCTACCTGACGCTCTATCCGTCGACAGATGACGCGGCTTATGCCCAGTACATCATTGGTTTGAGCTATTATCGCCAGATCAAGGACGTGACGCAGGACCAGAAGGAAGCGCGTCAGACCATCCAGACGATGCAGGATCTGGTGACGCGCTGGCCGACATCGGAATATGTCAGCGACGCCAAGGAAAAGATGCGCTTCGCCAACGATCAGCTGGCAGGCAAGGAGATGCAGGTCGGCCGCTATTATCTCGAGCGCCGCGAATACATCGCCGCCGTGAAGCGGTTCCGCAACGTGGTGGAGACTTATTCCAACACCCGCCATGTCGAGGAAGCCCTCGCGCGTCTGACCGAGAGTTACTACGCGATGGGCCTGACCTCGGAAGCGCAGACCGCTGCCGCGGTGCTCGGCACCAACTATCCCGACAGCCCCTGGTACAAGGACTCCTACAAGCTCCTGCAAAGCAACGGGCTTGCACCGCGCGAGAATGCCGGTTCGTGGATTTCCAAGGCCGGGAAGCTGATCACCGGCGCTTGAGGCGTCTGAAGTATCGGACCGAAGCGTGCATAGCGCTTTTCGGATTGATCCGATGCGCAAACAAAAACATAGTGCGGCGCGGCGACTCCCCTTGGTCGCTTGCCGCTCTCGCTTTTTGTTTTTTCGCAATTCCGGACGGAAAACCGCTGCGCACTTTTCCCGGAATTGCTTGAGGTCCGGGTTCTGATGCTTTCCAGACTGTCGATCCGCGATATCGTCCTGATCGAGAAGCTGGATATCGACTTCTCGCCCGGCCTGTCCGTGCTGACGGGCGAAACCGGTGCCGGCAAATCCATCCTGCTTGACGCATTGTCGCTGGCGCTCGGCTCGCGCGGCGATGCAACGCTGGTGCGTCATGGCGCGGCGCAGGGCCAGGTCATCGCCGTGTTCGACGTGCCGCGCAATCATCCGGCGCGTGCGTTGCTGGCCGACAACGACATCGAGGATGACGGTGATGTCATCCTGCGCCGTGTGCAGACGGCGGATGGCCGCACGCGTGTCTTCGTCAACGACCAGCCTTCCAGTGTGACCCTGATGCGCGACCTTGGCCGCGCGCTGGTCGAAATCCATGGCCAGCATGACGAACGCGCGCTCGTCGATCCGGGCGCGCATCGCGAGGTGCTGGACGCTTTCGGCGGCCATCTGGGCGCGGTGCGTTCAACCGGCGAGGCATGGCGGCACTGGCGTACCTGCGAGCAGGAGTTCTCGCGTCACAGCGCCAAGGTGGCGGCCGCCGCACGCGAGGCCGATTATCTGCGCGCCGCTGTCGCGGAACTGACCAAGCTCGATCCGCAGCCGGGCGAAGAGACCGACCTTGCCGAATTGCGCGCGACGATGATGCGGGCGGAAAAGATCGCTTCCGAAATCCACGATGCGCAGGACGTACTTTCAGGTCCGTCGTCACCGTTGCCGCAACTCGCGAGCCTGTTGCGGCGGCTGCAGCGCAAGGTGACGGAAGTGCCGGGGCTGCTCGACGATGTCGTCAAGTCGCTGGATGAGGCGATGCTTTCGCTGGACGCGGCGCAATCGGGCGTCGAGGCAGCACTTCGCGCCACCGAATATGATCCGCAGCGGCTGGAGAAGGCGGAGGAGCGGCTGTTCTCGCTGCGTGCCGCCGCGCGCAAGCACACCGTCGCGGTC contains the following coding sequences:
- the ftsA gene encoding cell division protein FtsA; the encoded protein is MSWLGGHGDASSRRSGILTVLDVGSSKVCCMVAKLKPNDDGKLLRGRSHRIQVIGIGHQKSQGVKSGVVVDLDRAEHAIRLAVDAAERMAGLTVDSLIVNMAAGRLKSEAFSATINLGGHEADETDIKRVLGAGAKQALKAEREVIHSLPVGFSLDAERGVRDPRGMVGDQLGVDMHVLTGDAAPMRNLELCINRSHLSVERMVATPYASGLAALVDDELEMGAACIDMGGGTTTISVFAEGKFVHGDAIAIGGNHVTLDMAKGLSTSLDAAERLKVMHGSALPGSADDRDLVSIQPIGDDSDVPLQIPRSMMTRIIRARIDETLELLRDRLNKSGYGNAVGKRVVLTGGASQLAGLPEAARRILGRNVRIGRPLGVAGLPEAAKGPAFSAPVGLLIYPQMASFESHPAKGISGLKMTGTGGKLHRMSQWLRDSF
- the ftsZ gene encoding cell division protein FtsZ → MTINLQKPDITELKPRITVFGVGGGGGNAVNNMITAGLRGVEFVVANTDAQALTMSKADRLIQLGAHVTEGLGAGSQPEVGRAAAEECIDEIMDHLTHTHMCFVTAGMGGGTGTGAAPVVARAAREKGILTVGVVTKPFHFEGQRRMKTADLGIEELQKCVDTLIVIPNQNLFRLANDKTTFADAFAMADQVLYSGVACITDLMVKEGLINLDFADVRSVMREMGKAMMGTGEASGEGRAMAAAEAAIANPLLDETSMKGAKGLLISITGGRDLTLFEVDEAATRIREEVDQDANIILGATFDEELEGVIRVSVVATGIDKSAAEIAAAPISIRTAPQKPVSRPAIAAATETRTIPVQQAIYEPRAIDPVAEAIQQAEANAAAMAQARPAPVAHADDFRPQSKIFQAPPAQPQPMLQPVVQQMVQPAPQPREMMQREVQQPVAMAPQRMPRVEDFPPLVKAEVDAKGRPADHESSGPMGLLKRLTNGLTRREEEPARLQPAQPREPKLRQAAPEVRRLASQDAQLYAPRRGQLDDQGRLTPQTRATQDDDQLEIPAFLRRQAN
- the lpxC gene encoding UDP-3-O-acyl-N-acetylglucosamine deacetylase, giving the protein MGFVLQDYQTTLKTRASLIGTGVHSGKEVSVSFLPADADTGIVFQISNDSEPGREFRALVAEVGATDLCTMLGDPAGEHIATVEHIMAALFGLGIDNVVIEIDGYEVPILDGSAIAFVEAIDQAGIETLSVKRRYIRVVKPVRIENGASWAEFRPYDGTRFEVEIDFESPAIGRQLFASDLNPDVFRHDIARARTFGFMKDVERLWAAGYALGSSLENSVVIGDDNRVINMGGLRYPNEFVRHKTLDAMGDLALAGARFIGCFRSYRGGHRLNAAALRRLLSDRSAFEIVETTRRDRGRTAEMNAVNAPLYAPWMI
- a CDS encoding outer membrane protein assembly factor BamD codes for the protein MFFKRVGQLKAPHRAVFLALSVVVPSLFLSACMSSEKDIDLSTYVDQTEPADVLYNQGLANLNAGRLQEASRKFDAVDRQHPYSEFARKSMVMGAFADYRQGNYDEAIGSAKRYLTLYPSTDDAAYAQYIIGLSYYRQIKDVTQDQKEARQTIQTMQDLVTRWPTSEYVSDAKEKMRFANDQLAGKEMQVGRYYLERREYIAAVKRFRNVVETYSNTRHVEEALARLTESYYAMGLTSEAQTAAAVLGTNYPDSPWYKDSYKLLQSNGLAPRENAGSWISKAGKLITGA
- the recN gene encoding DNA repair protein RecN, with product MLSRLSIRDIVLIEKLDIDFSPGLSVLTGETGAGKSILLDALSLALGSRGDATLVRHGAAQGQVIAVFDVPRNHPARALLADNDIEDDGDVILRRVQTADGRTRVFVNDQPSSVTLMRDLGRALVEIHGQHDERALVDPGAHREVLDAFGGHLGAVRSTGEAWRHWRTCEQEFSRHSAKVAAAAREADYLRAAVAELTKLDPQPGEETDLAELRATMMRAEKIASEIHDAQDVLSGPSSPLPQLASLLRRLQRKVTEVPGLLDDVVKSLDEAMLSLDAAQSGVEAALRATEYDPQRLEKAEERLFSLRAAARKHTVAVDDLAQLRDTMSADLTDLDAGEGRLLGLQKQAAAAREAYDIAAAQLSSLRHAAAAGLTKAVMAELPALKLERAAFIVEMKSEAESRMEEGIDQIEFWVRTNPGTRPGPMMKVASGGELSRFLLALKVALADRGSAPTLVFDEIDTGVGGAVADAIGQRLARLSKRVQVLSVTHAPQVAARAATHFLISKSGGTDRVATGIAEMDRPARQEEIARMLAGATITDEARAAAERLLRENTTA